Proteins from a single region of Rhipicephalus sanguineus isolate Rsan-2018 chromosome 5, BIME_Rsan_1.4, whole genome shotgun sequence:
- the LOC119394538 gene encoding LOW QUALITY PROTEIN: uncharacterized protein LOC119394538 (The sequence of the model RefSeq protein was modified relative to this genomic sequence to represent the inferred CDS: substituted 1 base at 1 genomic stop codon): MPRCFVPGCKSGYDSVLPSGEKRHFFRPPRDAERLALWQRAVPRQDKKLSSTCSVCDLHFRDGDISKVFEHNISGELVTIPRDKWALKDDAVPRLFPNCPSYLSKPTRKRKAPARRLSPAKSKRRKGQGEQLISAVGDSNNEAENIGTTDSSEPLFDMLTRLAEGGQKIEGWFLGVAEQTALLYKLSIRSNIPRVETSVALSENLEVTVCANGRIVPRSVYAGEPSIKMNSFDDLKCFIRYIEKLKLCQGCPAAKYPKIASSLVATKEGEKWRRNTCTVLSFNATCAQCRTLNKLFLQRTKQREDCRKKQRVCLKSLRRRAIRATSRREKMKEELVLMKKQLCAVTEEAIDSTLSVLPARQQLAFKTAVMAAKVKSRNGRRYDAEWLMTCLLLHISSPKAYSLIADMQLLPLPSKARLRQIIKGIPCKYGFNQVALHSIKGHFADKVHLRRLGVLLLDEVKLKQGVSFNKASCKMDGFVDYGEVTAPSSDKLADHALVLMFVPLFEDWVQPVASFATKGAAPGKVLTELVMSAILELHKNNASVLAVISDGAGNNRSMWSQFGVSGKLDAPRHFIEHPWEPSQNIYFICDVPHIVKCIRNHLRKHTYGMAGNLRINFGHYVTLYETEKNKHVRVVPKLTEAHVAPDNLRKMSVRLATQLFSRGTAVGIRVYREAKVAGLEDSEGTETFTRMLNDVFDALNIKLPSRGIRRNSKEIQASSSTNLSGAXYHQYVCRQLTSLFNQLFFFQIIKQFLDVLNVTEKNALEKGTKLFASQLTTESLRVTLLSTLDIISYLFNKDAAYVLTAKLNQDPLERHFGLARSFGGDESHPTVVNFTQIFRLLSLYTPIKTALRGSVQGEPNAVLVSVEDTLKTAGEAHRSKRASLRTEIEARLLEMTSFPCITPDQMSDEHSYFRGSPDDSVVYYLAGYVVHKMTKRKECQLCLQDVSSEAPVIGSDAYLTTYRSFKEGSLRHPSIKMLRFIRVVNESISFSLDEEGLCADLFWKVLDELDECDLTRLGCDQHKPTFTCQVLYFFIVTRMHFYARDVNRRLQTREKVAIATKKARLL, from the exons ATGCCACGCTGTTTCGTGCCCGGGTGTAAAAGCGGGTACGATTCCGTTCTACCTTCAGGTGAGAAGAGACATTTTTTCAGGCCGCCCCGAGACGCCGAACGCCTTGCGCTATGGCAGCGAGCAGTACCCAGGCAGGACAAAAAGCTTTCAAGCACGTGCTCTGTTTGTGACCTTCACTTCCGCGATGGGGACATTTCGAAAGTCTTCGAGCACAACATTTCTGGTGAGCTGGTAACGATTCCGCGCGACAAATGGGCACTGAAAGACGACGCCGTGCCTCGGCTGTTTCCGAATTGCCCGAGCTACCTTTCGAAACCGACACGGAAGCGCAAGGCTCCTGCTCGCAGACTCTCCCCGGCAAAAAGCAAGCGTCGAAAAGGACAAGGTGAGCAGTTGATTTCAGCAGTTGGTGATAGCaacaacgaagcagaaaacatCGGGACGACGGATAGTAGTGAACCTTTGTTTGACATGCTAACTCGCTTGGCCGAAGGGGGACAGAAGATTGAAGGTTGGTTTCTTGGCGTTGCTGAACAAACGGCACTACTGTACAAGCTTAGCATAAGAAGTAACATTCCCCGTGTGGAAACGTCAGTGGCGCTGTCGGAGAACCTCGAAGTAACTGTCTGCGCAAATGGTCGAATCGTGCCTCGCAGCGTCTACGCCGGGGAGCCGAGCATTAAAATGAACTCGTTTGATGACTTGAAATGTTTCATCCGGTACATTGAAAAGCTTAAGCTGTGCCAGGGATGCCCTGCTGCAAAGTACCCGAAGATCGCATCATCACTGGTGGCCACAAAAGAAGGTGAAAAGTGGAGACGCAACACGTGCACTGTATTGAGCTTTAACGCTACATGTGCTCAATGTAGGACCTTGAACAAGCTTTTTCTGCAACGTACAAAGCAGCGCGAAGACTGCAGGAAAAAGCAGAGGGTTTGCTTGAAGTCGCTTCGGCGTAGAGCAATTCGCGCGACCTCAAGgcgagaaaaaatgaaagaagaactTGTTTTGATGAAGAAGCAGCTGTGTGCCGTTACGGAGGAAGCAATTGACAGCACTCTTAGCGTTCTTCCAGCCAGGcagcagttggcctttaaaacaGCTGTCATGGCGGCGAAAGTGAAGTCGAGAAATGGTCGGCGATATGATGCCGAGTGGCTCATGACATGTCTTCTACTGCACATCTCAAGCCCGAAAGCCTACTCTTTGATTGCTGACATGCAACTGTTACCGCTGCCATCAAAGGCTCGTCTTCGCCAAATAATAAAAGGCATTCCATGCAAATATGGTTTTAATCAAGTTGCGCTTCACAGCATCAAAGGCCATTTCGCTGATAAAGTACATCTAAGACGGCTAGGAGTATTGCTCCTTGACGAGGTCAAGTTGAAGCAGGGCGTCTCCTTCAATAAGGCCTCATGCAAAATGGACGGCTTTGTGGACTATGGCGAGGTTACAGCACCAAGCTCAGATAAACTTGCCGACCACGCATTGGTACTGATGTTCGTGCCACTATTCGAAGACTGGGTGCAGCCAGTCGCCAGCTTTGCAACAAAGGGAGCAGCTCCTGGGAAAGTCCTTACAGAACTTGTCATGAGTGCTATTCTGGAACTTCATAAGAACAATGCATCAGTGCTGGCTGTGATTAGTGACGGGGCTGGCAACAACAGATCTATGTGGAGCCAGTTTGGAGTTTCAGGCAAACTTGATGCACCGCGCCATTTTATTGAACATCCCTGGGAGCCGTCGCAGAATATCTACTTCATATGTGATGTGCCACACATCGTCAAGTGTATTAGGAATCACCTGAGGAAGCACACATACGGAATG GCAGGCAACCTTCGCATCAATTTTGGGCATTATGTGACCCTCTatgaaacagagaaaaataaGCATGTCCGAGTCGTGCCTAAACTCACCGAGGCACATGTTGCCCCTGACAACTTAAGAAAAATGAGTGTCAGACTGGCTACTCAG CTCTTCAGCCGTGGGACAGCCGTTGGAATACGCGTCTACAGGGAAGCAAAGGTCGCTGGCTTAGAAGATTCAGAAGGCACTGAGACCTTTACAAGAATGCTGAACGACGTATTCGATGCGCTCAACATAAAGCTTCCGTCCCGGGGAATCAGGCGCAATTCCAAGGAGATACAGGCAAGCAGCTCAACCAATCTTTCTGGAGCCTAGTATCACCAGTACGTATGCCGTCAATTAACATCATTGTTcaatcaattatttttttttcagatcatAAAGCAATTCCTGGACGTCTTAAATGTGACTGAGAAAAATGCATTGGAGAAAGGCACAAAGCTTTTTGCCTCTCAACTGACAACGGAGTCCCTACGTGTAACGTTGTTGTCTACGCTAGACATCATAAGTTATCTCTTCAACAAGGACGCAGCGTACGTGTTGACTGCCAAGCTAAACCAGGACCCCTTGGAG CGGCATTTCGGTCTCGCACGTTCATTTGGAGGTGATGAGTCGCACCCTACAGTCGTGAATTTTACACAGATTTTCCGCCTGCTGAGCCTGTACACACCCATCAAGACAGCGCTACGTGGAAGTGTTCAGGGCGAACCAAATGCTGTGCTCGTTTCTGTGGAAGACACATTGAAGACCGCTGGAGAAGCTCACAGGTCAAAAAGAGCTAGCTTGCGCACTGAGATTGAAGCTAGGCTACTGGAAATGACATCATTTCCATGTATTACTCCTGACCAAATGAGTGATGAGCACAGCTACTTCAGAGGTTCACCAGACGACAGTGTTGTGTACTACTTAGCTGGATATGTTGTACACAAAATGACCAAGCGTAAAGAGTGCCAGTTGTGTCTACAGGACGTTAGTTCAGAAGCTCCTGTCATTGGCTCTGATGCATACTTAACTACATACCGGAGCTTCAAGGAAGGCAGCCTTAGGCACCCCAGCATCAAGATGCTACGCTTCATCAGAGTTGTAAATGAATCTATTTCATTTTCTCTTGATGAGGAAGGTCTCTGTGCGGACCTGTTTTGGAAGGTCTTGGACGAGTTGGATGAGTGCGATCTGACGAGGCTGGGTTGCGACCAGCACAAGCCCACGTTCACGTGTCAGGTCCTGTATTTTTTCATCGTGACACGAATGCATTTTTACGCCAGGGATGTCAACCGACGCCTTCAAACCCGCGAGAAAGTTGCCATCGCCACCAAGAAAGCTCGCCTATTGTGA